The DNA segment TGGATTTATCTGTTAgttgttcttttaatttaagaataatattttgttgtgaattaatttcagattcagatttatcaactttattttgacacaattgcaaatcgTTTTCCCCTTTgattactttgtttttatactcatTTAATAGATCTGCCTCCTTAATGAATGTTTCATGAATTCTTacaatttcatgatatttttccataagatcagaatttaattcacttaTCTGCTTTTCCTTAGTTTCACTTTGTTCTAACTTATTTCTGAGCTGTCTAATAATATCGAGCAACGGTTTCACAGTTTTTTTGGTCTGATTCATACGTCTGTTAGAAAGAAAACGTATACACTTTAATCACTCTTTATTCTTTTTAGAATTATGTCTTTGATCTCACTTCATTTCCAGTTGTTGTAGCCACCAAGAATATTTGAAGGACCATCAATAACAAAACTccgttaaattttattctgcccattttaaatgtttcgacTGCCCgcaatcaaaatgaatttggAACTGAATTTCGTTAAAGTCATTGACAATCTGAAGCGGATGTGGATTCCGCTCAATAGATCTGAACGAGAGCGGTCAAGTAATGATAACCTAGTGTCTGAGCCCTAGATTCTCTGTCGGCAGAAGAGATTTCAATGTCGGATGATTGTCTggaataacaaaacaaaactcgactgtagctttcttacttgttgatTCTTTTAGACCTATCCCAATATAAATCTAAATCTCCTTCATCTTTTTGCAGTGCCCCCCTATGCCGCCCTGGTGGTCAAAGCAGCTGGTCTCGCGGCTGGCAAAGGAGTCGTCGTAGCCGCCAATGCCGAAGAAGCCTGTCAGGCTGTGGATGACATTCTGGGCAGTCTCAAATTCGGTCAAGCGGGTTCCACAGTCGTTGTTGAAGAGCTGCTCGAGGGCGAGGAAGTTTCGCTGTTGGCCTTCACCGATGGCAACACGATACAGGCGATGTTGCCTGCCCAGGATCACAAGCGCATCGGAACTGGCGACATCGGACCCAACACTGGCGGCATGGGCGCTTATTGTCCCTGTCCCCTGATCAGTAAACAAGCTCTAGAACTTGTGCAGGTTGCAGTGCTGGAACGTGCCATTAAGGGTTTAAACCAGGAACGCATTCCCTATCAGGGTGTACTCTATGCTGGTCTGATGCTGACACGCGATGGACCGCGAGTGCTGGAGTTCAATTGCCGCTTCGGTGATCCCGAAACTGAGGTCATTCTGCCCCTACTCGAGTCCGATTTGTTTGAGGTCATGCAGGCCTGTTGCAAGGGCACCTTGAGCAAACTCACTCTGCAGTGGCAGAACAATAAGTCCGCGGTTGGAGTCGTCGTTGCCAGTGCCGGGTATCCAGCGAGTGCGACCAAGGGTTGTGTTATCAAAGGTATGAAAAGTATCatttatatactacaaaaatcgGATTAGTCAGGGTCTTTTTGTAAGAGGTTTTTGCtcaattttcttttagttgAAAAGTACCtcttttattatgatttaaattaaaaataaagtaattccTTGATTTtcgtaaaataaaaacttttttaacttcgaaaattaaaagtaacacctttattatgattaaaatataaactgtAAAGtaatttcttgatttttttaaaattaaaactgctTCTTAACTACTTTAGTAAAGTGAATCTTACGGAGACTAGTTCTGGTTTTCTTctcttatatatgtatgtaactcAATAGTGGAATACAGAAATAACTTTTTCAGAATTCGCTTTAAAAAACACCAAATGAGAAATGCTTCAGGAAAATTCCCAAGGAACTTTTTTGggtttaaaattgtattaaatttattgcaatctctattaatttaaaatataatacataactAGAAAATTATACAAGCTAGAGTTGTCATAAAGGGGACGTTAAATAATCAGCAAAATACAAGACTATTATCTAATTACTTCCGCTAGTAGGAAGATGTCAATCtcaaaaactaaaagatgTAGAGTAAATATAATACGAAGTAAAGTCCAGCATAACAATTAATATTACGAATACTTTAAAAGCGATAGAATTCTTCTTTAAACCTTCATTATTTGCTTTCAGGCTTGCCCGTTGACATCGACAAAGAAAAGCTGATACTCCACAGTGCCCTGGCGCTGAATGCGAAGGGAGAACCCGTCACGAATGGAGGACGCGTGCTGATCGCGATCGCACTGGATGCGAGTCTGAGAGAAGCCGCAGCTCGTGCCACAAAAATGGCAGCTGAGATTAGTTTTGTGGGAGCACCTTCACAATACCGCACGGACATTGCACAGAAGgcattcaaaatgtaattCTGATAGTTGATCAAAACAGAAAGCAAATgtaacaaataaagaaaaaggcATTAATAGAAGTGAGGTTATGTTGAGCTTGTAATTTTGGTTATAAATggtgcaaatttaaattctgatCTTTTAAGATGAATACTACTTTCTATCTTCTCTTTCccttctttcttctttctcttttctttgcCTGCTCCCTTTACAGGACTCCAGCTCCTTCGCTCAGCTACAAGGACAGCGGCGTGGACATCGATGCTGGCGATGCTTTGGTGCAACGCATTAAACCCCTTTCCCGGGGCACTCAACGTCCTGGCGTCCTTGGTGGTTTGGGCGGCTTCGGTGGCCTCTTTCGCATCAAAGACTTGAGCTACACTCAACCCATTATTGCGGAGGCCACTCAGGGAGTGGGAGCCAAGATCAAGTTGGCTTTGGAGCACAAACTCTACGATCACATTGGCTACGATCTCTTTGCCATGGCTGCCAACGATTTGCTGGAGCTGGGCGCTGAACCGGTGGCATTCCTGGACTACATCGCCTGTGGCAAGTTGCAGGTGCCCCTCGCCGCACAACTCGTCAAGGGCATGGCCGATGGCTGTCGGGATGCGCGTTGCGCTTTAGTAGGTGAGAAATGGGGAGAGAAATTGACTAGGGATCTATATAGAATGTATTACCGATTATTTATTCCCAATGAATCGATAATGATAAAAAACTGATTTAGGCTAAGGGATAATCCTATTGAGATTCAATATCAATTAAGTGGCTTGGAACTTTTTATTCATGTTTAATACCTAAGGATATTTAATACTCATATAACTGTTGAAAATATCTCTAGATTGATGAAACAAACGTTAATTgctttgcaaattaaaaaataaagtataaagtcAGTTATGGCTATAAAGTAAGAAAGTACAAGAAAAGGTTTTTTGTGTAATGGAGTAACGCGAAAAGGGAAGTTGAATAGAGAGAGTTCCCGCCACctcacagtgggcgatttggtcccgctagcggcatttaattaataacttctaaactaaaatagatatcttcagtcggttttttttcactgatcagaaaaaaatcataaaattttttaagttaaaaaattttttttaattttttttaaaattttttttttaatttaaaaaaatttttttttttaatttaaaattttgttttatttttattttatttgaacttcaattaacatatttcatatataaactttatctaaaaaatgatgggatgatggaaaaaaatgggatgacttctgagtgcaatactaaaaaaagatccctttttggtactaacactgtatctaaaaagtaccatagtttcAAGGCTAGCAGATAATAGCAGTtgataaattcacattttggacgccactgattcacactttcggctaataaaGGAGTTAGACTGGACTTAGTTGAACAAATTAAGTTctactccacgaaagacaggtgtacgctaatccgggctagttgttaatacactgaattaccactacgttttatgagctacacatttatagaccggtcacaaacattgatttttttgaaaatacataccttgaatataataaaaaaccaaacttctaacaaattcaccaaaaattttaaatttccgaggaactcaaattccatgcgcgcaaagagaaaaaattgtgtaaagctcTTTGCGAAATCATATGGTGTGTTTGACCGatcacagctgatgatcagctgatcgtagagctttcaaaaagcttttaaaaatctaatcaaagcatctgctatcgatatgtgaaaaaatattaacggatttttcaatttgaaaatttgaattaaatgccgctagcgggaccaaatcgcccactgtgcacCTAAGTTaatttgaactttaaaatCAGTTTCAAGTTCTTAACCATTTACAACTTGGAGAGAAATCTATTGCTAAACAACCTACTTTGCGGATATTAAGGGATAAAACAAGAGAGCTATAATCAGCTTTTGTTCAGAAGTAATAAAACTCAAAGATAGATCTTCAATTAGGGAGAAAGTTGAGGTAAATTGTTCTTTAAGGTATTAATTACTAAGCATAATAAACTAACTAACTAGCCATGATAAATAACCTTAACTAATGAAATTCACCAATCCTTAACTAATATATTATGAGAGGAACTTTCCTGCGGAATACAGAGCTATTTTCCATTGGAACAAaggaatatttaattaaaataacttaaaGATCTATAATCTAAACTCAATGATAAATAATCCTTAACTTATATATTATGAGAGAAACTTTTCTGCGGAATTCAGGGGTATTTTCCATTGGAATGAATGAGTATTTATCAAACTAACTTAAAAATCTATAATCTTAACTCCATGATCCATAACTTTAACTAATTAACTTCATCAATCcttaacatatatattatgaGAGGAACTTGCCTGTTTTCCATtggaatgaatgaatatttaattaaatcgtTTCCTTATCCTTCTTGCAGGTGGTGAAACGGCAGAGATGCCTTCTCTGTACGCTCCCGGGCAGTACGACATGGCTGGCTACTGCGTTGGACTGGTGGAGGAGTCTCGATTGCTGCCCCGCTTCGATCAATATCAGTCAGGAGATCTGCTGATTGGGCTCCCCTCTTCTGGTCTGCATTGTGCCGGCTTCAATGAGCTGCTGACGCGTCTTGTTGCAGCCGGAGTGAATCTCAATGAATGCTCGCCAGTGGCTGGCGAAGATCATGGTTTAAGTGTGGCTCAGGTACTTGGCACTCCGACTCAACTGTAtgtgcaacagttgctgcccCATCTGCAGGCGGGGCAGGTGAAGGCGGTGGCACATGTCAGCCATGGACTGCTGCACGATGTGGCGCGTTTGTTGCCCCAGGATTACGAAGTTGTGCTGGACTTTGGAGCGGTGCCGGTGCCCAAGATCTTTGGTTGGCTGGCAGGCAAATTGCGACTAAGTGCAACCACTTTGTTGGAGCATCACAATTGTGGCATTGGCATGGTGTTGGTGCTGCCCCAATCAAGTCAATTGTGGCGCACTTCGTTGCCAGGTGCCAAGGTTCTTGGTGTGCTGCAGAAACGTCTGACAAAGGAGTCGAAGATAAATCGCCTTCAAGTACGCAACTTTGAGGACCAGCTGCAAAAGTTGGCTAAACCTTTCGGCGGATTGGGTGATCAGCAATTAACGAGCGAACACTTGCAACTCACTTCAACTGCGCCCGTGGCACGCGAGGATTGCTTTGAGAATGCGTCGGGTTGTCGTGTGACTCGCTTGCCTGCTCACTACAAGGATCCCATTCTCATCCTGGGCACCGATGGCGTCGGCACCAAGCTGAAGATCGGCCAGCAAATTGGTCGCAATGGCAGCGTTGGCATCGATCTAGTGGCCATGTGTGTCAACGATATTCTCTGCAATGGCGCTCAGCCCTACAGCTTCTCCAGTTATTACGcttgtggcaagtggcaacagcagttgGCCGATGAAGTAGCTGGCGGTGTCTACGAAGGTGCCCAGCAGGCGGACAGCAGTTTTATTTGTAAGTGCGGGATTAAGATTACGCAAAATGAATCTAAGTTCTAGTCGATTGCCAATTGAAAGTTCATTGTTGAAGAATTTCTGCAAAAAATAATCCCCTCCTATGTAACTCGTTAAAATAACTGGCATAGTTATCCCCTAAATTCAGTTGGAAAAGTCAGTTCGGGAGAATTTAGAGTGGAAACAATTGAGGAATCGATATCACATCATAAGAAGTCAGTTCGGCCCCTTTTGGGAATCTTCATTGAAGTAACTGACATAAGCATTTAATTCTTGATATAATACTATGATATAGAATGAGAGAACAGATCATCTCCAAAGAACgatgattttttaaattgacaGAAAAACATCATCAATTAAAAGTAGAAAAAGAAAGGATTAGATGATGTTGAAAGCAAAAGTCTTAATGGAGCTTTCTTTAGTCGAAGATTTATtacaaaagttataaaatcTTTTGAATCTTTAAAAGCCTAATCAAGGTATTAGGagaaacttaatttttaattaaagcataaagaatatttaccgaaaattataaaaataaattgtgagcATTAAAGATTCGAGTGGTAAGGTATTTAAGTTAAGAGAAAGACAAATATCAATTCTCAAAAAATTGCTAAAGGAGAGTAGAAAAAAGCGCCTTTTGGGAATCCTCATTGAAATAATTGACATAAGCATTTGATATGATATTCTGATATAGAATGAGAGTCTCTAAAGACCGATGAATGACCGtacattaataaaattgtatatttaagttCAACCACAATCCCACATTTAAAggagaaaaaggaaaaaaagattCCATAAAGTGGAAAACAAAAGTACTAGAAGAGGTTTCTTTAATCAAAAGTATACAAAAGCTCtgaaatacttaaaatgttaataataaagaaCGTCTAAATCAAGTTAGTAGaagaaacataatttttaagtaaagcataatagaaaatttaccaaaaaaggtcaaaaatgtaatttgtaaGGATCAAAGATGAGTTTTCAGATATTCAAGTTAAGAGAAAGGTTATAGCAAACGTTTAACTAATTTGCGATGATTTCTGGAAAATAGATAGAAGACATGTAATTAATATCAGTCAAAGGGCTTAGACATCATCTCTTAGGATCATTTAtatgtttaagtattttctaGAGTCATTCTAATCCTCACTCCCAATCCTCTTTCAGCTGCCCACACCGCCGCTCTTCCCTTGCTGTATGAACCCCAAGTTTACGATCTCGCTGGCTTTGCGCTGGGCATCGCTGAACGTGCTGGGATTCTGCCTCGTGTCGAGGACATACAACCAGGAGATGTGCTGATCGGATTGCCGTCCTCGGGAGTGCACAGCAATGGCTTCAGTCTGGTGCACGCGGTGCTCAAGCGAGTTGGGTTGGGTTTGACCGACAAGGCGCCATTTAGTGAACGCACGCTGGGGGAGGAACTCCTGGTGCCCACCAAGATCTATGTGAAGGCGCTGGCACCGCTGCTCAACCAGCCCAATCATGGCATCAAGGCGCTGGCACACATCACAGGTGGCGGCCTGACCGAGAATATTCCCCGAGTGCTTCGCAAGGATCTCGCTGTGCGTTTGGACGCCAACAACTTCCAATTGCCTCCTGTCTTTGCCTGGCTGGCAGCAGCGGGTAACATCACTCCAGAGGAACTGAAGCGCACCTACAACTGTGGGTTGGGACTCATCCTGGTGGTGAATCCCGCACAGGTGAACACAGTGATGCAGCAGCTGCGCTACGCCGAACGTGCATCGATTGTGGGCGAGGTAATTGCACGCAAGGATGCGAAGAAGCCGCAAGTGCAGATGCAACACTTTGAGGAGTCCCTAACACGCAGTCAACGCCAGCTGAAGTTGCCACGTCGCCGGGTCGCTGTGCTCATCTCGGGCACCGGGAGCAACCTTCTGGCCTTGGTCAAAGCTACGAGGGATTCCGCACAAGCGGTGCATGCGGACATTGTGCTGGTGATCAGCAACAAAGCGGATGTATTGGGTTTGGAGCGTGCCAAGCAAGCGGGCATTCCATCGTTGGTCATTTCACATCGCGATTTTGCCACTCGCGAGGATTACGATGCCGAATTGACGCGTCACCTGGAGGCAGCTCGGGTCGATCTCATTTGCCTGGCCGGTTTTATGCGTGTGCTCAGCGTTCCCTTCGTGCGTCATTGGCGCGGTCGCCTGGTCAACATTCATCCCTCGTTGCTGCCCAAATTCCCGGGACTCCATGTCCAGCGTCAGGCTTTGGAGGCGGGTGAAACCGAATCCGGTTGCACGGTTCACTTTGTGGATGAGGGCGTCGACACGGGAGCCATCATTGTGCAGGCCGAGGTGCCCATTCTAAAAGGCGACGATGTCGACACTTTGACGCAGCGCATCCATCAGGCCGAGTATTGGGCCTATCCTCGTGCTTTGGCTCTGCTGGCAAGCGGCGCCGTTTCTCTGCCTCCAGAGAGCAAACCCGTCTCGAAGAAGAACTAAACTCAGCACCTTGAACTACTCTTTAAACtgttctataaataaaatacattcgCAGTATAATGTTGATAGCACCTCTACTCTTGAATTGGTTATTTCCATTCATAGAATTAAATTGGACATTCAATTAAATCTAGAACCAATTATTAACATTATACTGCGTTTATAACTTAgctttaattattcaattcattatttaattattcgcTTGTAAATACGAATTTtgacaaataaaatgcatttaataacaaaagttTAAATCTTTTCTAAATAGTAAACTAAAAAGTTAATAGGTTCTTTGACTCATCATTCTCGTGGGATATTGtaatactatttaaataacGTCTAGTTCAACAAAACACAGAAAGAATAAGAGTATTATTATCTAAATAAGAGGTTAATTGTATgcaaataattcatattataatcgaaataaaaacaagtaagaaagctacagtcgagtgtgttcaactgtgagatacccgctacccattttgagtaagagcaaaatattgcggtactattctcaaaatataccgaaaatactacaataatactaaaaatatgacaaaccgtatatttggtatatcgatatattaccgcatttaaaatataccatagactgcataatataccagatggacatggctagatcgtctcgggtgttgacgctgatcaagaatatatatactttatagggtcggagatgcctccttctacctgttacatacatttcctgccaaATATCTCGGCCTAACACTTGACAGAAGATTAACATGGGCAGAAcacatcaaaaacaaaagaaaacagctCATTCTGAAACTTCGTCAAATGAAGTGGCTGCTGGGCTACAGGTCCCAATTGAGCCTTAGAAACAAAGTCCTGCTGTACAAAGTGATATTAAAGCCTATATGGACGTACTGGATTCAGCTGGATACTGCAACGTTTCCAAAGCATTACTCTGCGAAGATTAGCTAAAGCACCTTTCTATGTAATAAACCAGGTCATCCACAAGGACCTTGAGATTCCAAGTGTAACCAAAGAAGTTAAAAGGTTCGCTTTAAAGTATCAGGAGAGACTGGATCAACACTGCAACCCGCTTGACAATAGCCAACATCGCCGACGGCTGAAAAGGCACCACTCCCTTGATCATCCCTTTAGACCACCCAAAAGAGTGGTAGTAAACACAATTTCTTGTAAATATCCCCTacttgtaaaataaaattaaaatttttctttcattctcttCGTCATGAAATTTACATAGTATTATCTTCAGATAGATAGATtgtaaaaaagaatataacaaaaaatatatattcgtatatatgtttatatttatttaattattataattttatttattttttcaaatttaaaaaaaattacagaCAATCATCCGACATTGAAATCTCTTCTACCGATAGAGAATCTAGGGCCCAGACACTAGGTTATCATTACTTGACCTCTCTCGTTCAGATCTATTGAGCGGAATCCACATCCGCTTCAGATTTTCAATAACTTTAACGAAATACGAGATTCAGTtccaaattcattttgtttgcggGCAgtcgaaacatttaaaatgggcagaataaaatttaatggaGTTTTCTTACTGATGGtccttcaaatatttttcttgGCTACAACAACTGGAAATAAAGTGAGATCAAAGACATAATACTAAGAAGAATAAAGAGTGCTTAAAGTGTATACGTTTTCTTCCTATCAGACGTGTGAATCAgaccaaaaaaatagaagaacaGTGCCGGCTTCATACGTATAAAACTGTGAAACCTTTGCTCGATTACTTCAGGCAGGTTAGAAATGAGTTAGAACAAAGTGAAACTAAGGAAAAGCTGAtaagtgaattaaattctgatcttatggaaaaatatcatgaaattgtAAGAATTCATGAAACATTCATGAAGGAGGCAGATTTATTAAatgagtataaaaacaaagtaatcAAAGGGGAAAAcgatttgcaattgtgtctaaataaagttgataaatctgaatctgaaattaattcacaacaaaatattattcttaaattaaaagaacaacTAACAGATAAATCCACCAATTTAGAAAGTTGTGAAGTTCAATTAATATCtgttaattcaaaattaattcaaaaagatgaaaatataaaaatatttagtgagaatattaaaaataacacagAACATCAGAAAACTCTTGAGTTGGAATTTGAGAAGAGTAAATCTATATTAATAAAGCATGAAAAAAGATATTCAGTTATGTCGTTCagaaatcaacaaattaaatacgaCATCAGAGAACATTAGAGAAGAACAGAACAAgtatcaattgaaattaacagAAAGTGAAACTAAGCTAAGTCAATCTGAACTTGATAAATTAACTCCCACAACATGTCTCCCTTTCGGAGATTATTCAGGAGTTCATCAACTCAATGTCTCTGGCATAGGTTTATTCAATGTTTTGTGCGATAGTCAGTTAGCTGGACCTGGATGGATTGTAATACAACAACGAGTTGGGGGAGATGAGAATTTCACTAGGGATTGGGCAACGTATCGCAAAGGTTTCGGTTCTTTTGAAAGTGATTTCTTTCTTGGATTAGAGAAAATTCATCGTATCACGAGCTTGCAGCGTTTCGaactttacatacatttggttGCTGAGAATGGAAGAACGTACAACGCTCGTTATGACGACTTCAAAATATCTGATGAAGATAATGGATTTGCACTGAGTTTGGGTAAATTCAGTGGAACTATTTATGATGGCATGAGATACAAtgaaaacatgaaattcacaacattCGATCACGACAACGACACATATGATGATGACAATTGCGCAAACTGGGGTAAAAGTGGCTGGTGGTACAATGATTGTTATACTtggtaaatattgcaaatttttatttttgaaagaatacacataattatagatttttgttgttttttatgcagtaatttaaatgtacCAAATGGGAATCTAGGTTGGTGGGACactattaattatatttcacttAAAGAAGTTAAGATGCTAATTCGCCCCAAAGAAGCGATGAAGAAGTGATAAACTGAAAAGCTGAAATTCCCATATTTGACTCAATTCTgtaatcatttatatataattggtGCATTAAGAAATTGCGTTCTGAAAACTAAAACGATCGTCTATTTAATGCagcgatttattttttgaatggaAATAGAtcagtttttattgcatttattatatgCTTTGAAGTAGCAAATTTTTAATCTTTAGACGCTTTCAATAGAGGTGGAAATACTTAAAAGTCAGTAAACTTATGATTACCCTGTATATATCCTTTCAGCCGAACCTTGAATATTAATgtgatttaaatgaaatgatctTCACATATTCGTTTcttatttaaacataaatgatGCAGGTTTGCTactaataatacataaaaaattttgttttcggtaataataattacacaaagcagtgtattatagtatttattttccacTTATTAGACAGATGAATGCGATTAACAAATGGAAGAACAGTGCCGGACTTATAACtatacaagtaagaaagctacagtcgagtgtgctcgactgtgagatacccgctacccattttgaataaaagctaaatattgcgatattattctcaaaatataccaaaaatactacaaaatattgaaaatttaccaaatagtatatttggtatatcgatgtagtaccgcattcaaaatatatgatttgcgggggcggaattgggcgtggcaaaaatttgtaaacttGATCtacgtgcaaacataacaaatgttgtcgatATAAATtatgctctatctcttatattctctgagatccagtgtttcatacggacagacagacagacggacatggctagatcgtctcggctgttgatgctgatcaagaatatatatacttcatagggtcggagaggcctcgttctacctgttacatacattttctactggcacaaagttatagtgcccttctaccctataaaaatcattaactataaattgtataagtaaaaactcaaaaaatctgaattcgaattttattaaatattgcagttaatt comes from the Drosophila sulfurigaster albostrigata strain 15112-1811.04 chromosome 2L, ASM2355843v2, whole genome shotgun sequence genome and includes:
- the LOC133850560 gene encoding fibroleukin-like produces the protein MKKDIQLCRSEINKLNTTSENIREEQNKYQLKLTESETKLSQSELDKLTPTTCLPFGDYSGVHQLNVSGIGLFNVLCDSQLAGPGWIVIQQRVGGDENFTRDWATYRKGFGSFESDFFLGLEKIHRITSLQRFELYIHLVAENGRTYNARYDDFKISDEDNGFALSLGKFSGTIYDGMRYNENMKFTTFDHDNDTYDDDNCANWGKSGWWYNDCYTCNLNVPNGNLGWWDTINYISLKEVKMLIRPKEAMKK
- the LOC133835285 gene encoding trifunctional purine biosynthetic protein adenosine-3 yields the protein MSHRVLVIGGGGREHAICWKLNQSPQVAQIYVLPGSFGIAQLTKCQNVAADVLDAKDFEAIAKWCKLNKITLVSVGPEEPLGLGLGDVLRQAGIDCFGPGKQGAQIETDKKWSKDFMLRHGIPTARYESFTDVDKAKKFIRRSPYAALVVKAAGLAAGKGVVVAANAEEACQAVDDILGSLKFGQAGSTVVVEELLEGEEVSLLAFTDGNTIQAMLPAQDHKRIGTGDIGPNTGGMGAYCPCPLISKQALELVQVAVLERAIKGLNQERIPYQGVLYAGLMLTRDGPRVLEFNCRFGDPETEVILPLLESDLFEVMQACCKGTLSKLTLQWQNNKSAVGVVVASAGYPASATKGCVIKGLPVDIDKEKLILHSALALNAKGEPVTNGGRVLIAIALDASLREAAARATKMAAEISFVGAPSQYRTDIAQKAFKMTPAPSLSYKDSGVDIDAGDALVQRIKPLSRGTQRPGVLGGLGGFGGLFRIKDLSYTQPIIAEATQGVGAKIKLALEHKLYDHIGYDLFAMAANDLLELGAEPVAFLDYIACGKLQVPLAAQLVKGMADGCRDARCALVGGETAEMPSLYAPGQYDMAGYCVGLVEESRLLPRFDQYQSGDLLIGLPSSGLHCAGFNELLTRLVAAGVNLNECSPVAGEDHGLSVAQVLGTPTQLYVQQLLPHLQAGQVKAVAHVSHGLLHDVARLLPQDYEVVLDFGAVPVPKIFGWLAGKLRLSATTLLEHHNCGIGMVLVLPQSSQLWRTSLPGAKVLGVLQKRLTKESKINRLQVRNFEDQLQKLAKPFGGLGDQQLTSEHLQLTSTAPVAREDCFENASGCRVTRLPAHYKDPILILGTDGVGTKLKIGQQIGRNGSVGIDLVAMCVNDILCNGAQPYSFSSYYACGKWQQQLADEVAGGVYEGAQQADSSFISAHTAALPLLYEPQVYDLAGFALGIAERAGILPRVEDIQPGDVLIGLPSSGVHSNGFSLVHAVLKRVGLGLTDKAPFSERTLGEELLVPTKIYVKALAPLLNQPNHGIKALAHITGGGLTENIPRVLRKDLAVRLDANNFQLPPVFAWLAAAGNITPEELKRTYNCGLGLILVVNPAQVNTVMQQLRYAERASIVGEVIARKDAKKPQVQMQHFEESLTRSQRQLKLPRRRVAVLISGTGSNLLALVKATRDSAQAVHADIVLVISNKADVLGLERAKQAGIPSLVISHRDFATREDYDAELTRHLEAARVDLICLAGFMRVLSVPFVRHWRGRLVNIHPSLLPKFPGLHVQRQALEAGETESGCTVHFVDEGVDTGAIIVQAEVPILKGDDVDTLTQRIHQAEYWAYPRALALLASGAVSLPPESKPVSKKN